A region from the Paraburkholderia youngii genome encodes:
- a CDS encoding PAS domain-containing sensor histidine kinase, translating to MDADLQRSRDPGANMTPEAPLGAIPRADTESNPLASQRAVYAVAIVLGVVIFLVDAFAPVDVAVAVLYAVVVLLVSSVASRIVTVAAAWACVCLTVLGFLLAQSDQTAVASLARCVVSVIAIVTVSALALRNQSSRVMLQKQIDLLNLTHDAIVVYGLDGRISFWSQGAERLYGWRQAEALGKEIHGLTQTNSALPIADLVKMALENGDWRGELTRTTRSGTGVVISSRWNVSRDKWGQPVAILSTDSDITQAKSLEAELRRQKEELVATIDAIPAMVWSTSDTGRLVYLNRRWSDCGVSIGDEKNVWREIVHPEDINGFEAAWRNAISTGSSFEVTARVRLGVDGYRCMIIGAAPLRDGDGRIRRWYGVNTDIEERRRAEQALERSRAELAHVTRITMLGELATSIAHEVTQPLAAIVTAGEAGMRWLNRDTPDLEEVRYSVEQMTHDARRATEIIRQIRAMAKRRDPDSLPVDLNAIIEQSIDLMRRDLKTNDVEVLQSYAPSLSVCGDRVQLQQVVINLLMNAVQAMSDVTHRARCLIVSTQQLDNGRAKVAIEDSGHGISEANTGSLFTPFFTTRKEGVGMGLSICRSIVEGHGGRIWAESHEGKGALIQFVLPLNKESVE from the coding sequence ATGGATGCTGATCTTCAGCGAAGCCGCGACCCCGGCGCGAATATGACGCCCGAAGCGCCGTTGGGCGCGATACCGCGCGCCGATACAGAGAGCAATCCGCTGGCAAGCCAACGGGCAGTATATGCGGTCGCAATCGTGCTCGGCGTCGTCATATTCCTGGTTGACGCCTTCGCGCCGGTTGATGTCGCGGTTGCGGTTCTCTATGCCGTCGTCGTACTGCTCGTTTCGTCGGTTGCGTCACGAATCGTCACGGTCGCCGCAGCTTGGGCGTGTGTCTGCCTCACGGTACTCGGATTTCTGCTGGCCCAAAGCGACCAGACCGCGGTAGCGTCACTCGCCCGATGCGTGGTGAGCGTTATCGCAATCGTTACCGTTTCCGCGCTGGCATTGCGCAATCAAAGCAGCAGGGTGATGCTGCAAAAGCAAATTGACCTGCTGAATCTTACCCATGACGCAATCGTCGTGTACGGCCTTGATGGTCGTATCAGCTTCTGGAGCCAGGGTGCCGAGCGATTGTATGGATGGCGCCAGGCGGAAGCTTTGGGCAAGGAAATTCACGGGTTGACCCAAACGAATTCCGCGCTCCCGATTGCCGATCTGGTCAAAATGGCACTAGAGAACGGCGACTGGCGGGGCGAGCTCACGCGTACGACGAGGAGCGGAACGGGTGTGGTGATTTCCAGTCGTTGGAATGTTTCCCGCGACAAGTGGGGACAACCTGTCGCGATACTGTCGACGGACAGTGATATCACCCAGGCAAAGTCTCTCGAAGCCGAATTGCGGCGTCAAAAGGAGGAGCTCGTTGCAACGATCGACGCCATTCCGGCGATGGTTTGGAGCACATCTGACACCGGCCGACTCGTGTATCTCAATCGCCGTTGGTCCGATTGCGGCGTCAGCATTGGAGACGAGAAGAATGTGTGGCGCGAAATCGTGCATCCCGAAGATATCAACGGTTTCGAAGCTGCATGGCGCAATGCAATATCGACGGGTAGCAGCTTCGAAGTCACAGCGAGAGTCCGCCTTGGCGTCGACGGATACCGCTGCATGATTATCGGTGCAGCGCCGTTGCGCGACGGCGATGGGAGAATCCGTCGCTGGTATGGCGTTAATACGGACATCGAGGAGCGTCGACGGGCCGAGCAGGCACTTGAGCGATCGAGGGCGGAGCTCGCGCACGTCACGCGGATCACGATGCTCGGCGAGCTTGCCACTTCCATCGCTCATGAAGTCACACAGCCGCTGGCCGCGATCGTGACGGCGGGAGAAGCCGGCATGCGCTGGCTGAACCGCGATACGCCCGATCTTGAGGAAGTGCGTTACAGTGTAGAGCAAATGACCCACGACGCCAGACGGGCGACGGAAATCATCCGGCAGATCAGAGCGATGGCCAAACGCCGCGACCCGGACTCACTGCCGGTGGATCTCAATGCCATCATCGAGCAGTCGATTGACCTCATGCGCCGGGATCTGAAAACTAACGATGTAGAGGTTTTACAGTCGTATGCACCGTCACTGTCGGTATGCGGAGACCGTGTACAGTTACAGCAGGTCGTCATCAATCTACTCATGAATGCCGTTCAGGCAATGTCTGACGTTACCCATCGCGCGCGATGCCTGATCGTTTCGACCCAGCAATTGGATAATGGACGTGCGAAAGTCGCTATCGAAGATTCAGGTCATGGCATTAGCGAAGCGAACACCGGTTCTCTCTTCACACCGTTTTTTACCACTCGAAAAGAAGGCGTGGGAATGGGTCTCTCGATCTGCCGCTCGATCGTCGAGGGACATGGAGGTCGCATCTGGGCAGAGTCACACGAGGGCAAAGGCGCTTTGATACAGTTCGTGCTACCGCTGAATAAGGAGTCCGTCGAATGA
- a CDS encoding DUF3331 domain-containing protein: MQETQEHIVQRALVNLLSPSAVNASNDAYERELTIRVRRRAGAAQRVAAAPCQPPPRRVSILEQPSAHALTVLWSDACSGHYAEQTWRLTYAKRDSRCALSGDPIFKGDEIFRPRVKRNALPSNWDRMILASKVCFREYAV; encoded by the coding sequence ATGCAAGAGACGCAAGAACATATCGTTCAGCGCGCATTGGTGAATCTGCTGTCACCGAGCGCCGTCAACGCCTCCAACGACGCCTACGAACGGGAGCTCACGATACGCGTGAGGCGGCGCGCGGGCGCCGCGCAACGCGTCGCTGCCGCGCCATGTCAACCTCCACCGCGACGTGTTTCCATTCTCGAGCAGCCATCCGCGCACGCGCTGACCGTTCTATGGAGCGACGCGTGTTCGGGTCACTACGCCGAACAGACGTGGCGCCTCACGTACGCGAAGCGGGACTCCAGGTGCGCGCTCAGCGGCGATCCCATATTCAAGGGCGACGAGATATTTCGCCCACGTGTCAAGCGGAACGCTCTCCCCTCAAATTGGGATCGAATGATACTCGCGAGCAAAGTCTGTTTTCGCGAATATGCCGTGTAA
- a CDS encoding DUF1828 domain-containing protein: protein MLGDQTSEAVKKLLCESWCSELDVVEDGDTLRLSMPLTEPDGDYVTVWLRKTLGGWKLEDAGSTLMRLSYDTDVSGLLRGPRKVMLDKMLVEYGARLDDSGQVISEAVEPDLGHSLLRYGQALLRANEIRTWSKTRVASTFYDDLRSRLIEIVGADRVMADYSVPNIPSSDDYRVDFSISGTPEPLFVFGVPSKDRARLATIVLQHLQQHLTNFNSIVVFQNASEIGTADLRRLMNAANDMVDSIDAKDALERKIRHRVAA, encoded by the coding sequence GTGCTGGGCGATCAGACGTCTGAAGCCGTCAAAAAACTTCTATGCGAGTCGTGGTGCTCCGAACTTGACGTGGTCGAGGACGGTGACACATTACGCCTGTCCATGCCGCTCACCGAACCAGATGGCGACTACGTTACTGTCTGGCTCCGTAAGACTTTGGGCGGCTGGAAACTCGAGGACGCCGGCTCGACCTTGATGCGCCTGTCATACGATACGGACGTTTCGGGCCTCCTTCGCGGACCACGTAAGGTGATGCTCGACAAGATGCTAGTGGAGTACGGTGCGCGCCTCGACGATTCGGGACAGGTCATCTCCGAGGCTGTAGAGCCAGATCTCGGTCACTCGCTGCTTCGCTATGGGCAGGCCTTGTTACGCGCGAATGAGATTCGGACGTGGTCTAAGACCCGGGTCGCGTCGACTTTTTACGACGACCTGCGTTCGAGACTGATCGAGATCGTTGGCGCAGATCGTGTGATGGCCGACTACAGTGTGCCGAACATCCCGTCATCTGATGACTATCGGGTTGATTTTTCAATCAGCGGTACCCCAGAGCCGCTTTTCGTCTTTGGCGTGCCGTCGAAGGACCGCGCACGGCTCGCGACAATTGTGTTGCAGCACCTGCAGCAGCACTTGACGAATTTCAACTCGATCGTGGTGTTTCAAAACGCAAGCGAGATCGGTACCGCCGACCTGCGGCGCTTAATGAACGCCGCCAACGACATGGTGGATTCGATAGATGCGAAGGATGCTCTAGAACGGAAAATCAGACACCGGGTGGCGGCCTGA
- a CDS encoding response regulator transcription factor, protein MSNQGIVSIVDDDRSVRNATRSLVRSLGWEVRVYESGEAFLEDSSFADVACIISDIQMAGITGLEMYETLLQLGSAPPIIFITAFPSDATLKQAMTLGAICVFSKPIDPAQIQQRLEEIGSADA, encoded by the coding sequence ATGTCTAACCAGGGTATTGTTTCGATAGTTGACGATGACCGTTCTGTGCGCAATGCAACCAGAAGTCTGGTGCGTTCTCTGGGATGGGAAGTCAGAGTTTACGAGTCCGGAGAGGCATTTTTGGAGGATAGTTCGTTCGCGGACGTCGCCTGCATCATTTCGGACATTCAGATGGCTGGAATTACTGGCTTGGAAATGTACGAGACACTACTCCAGCTGGGTTCCGCGCCACCTATCATCTTCATCACAGCGTTTCCGTCAGATGCAACGCTTAAGCAGGCGATGACGCTCGGTGCGATCTGCGTTTTCAGCAAACCGATAGATCCCGCCCAAATCCAGCAGCGTCTGGAAGAAATTGGCTCAGCAGACGCGTGA
- a CDS encoding response regulator transcription factor yields the protein MTHDADSIAKRSIAYVVDDDDSMRAALGMLFRSVGLRVELFASAQEFLAFSRPDVPSCLILDVRLKGQSGLVLQEQVIAGDMELPIIFITAHGDVAMSVKAMKNGAFDFLSKPFRDQEMLDAVQNALLRDEVRRRSRSRTADIRRRYETLTPREREVMTYVVRGLLNKQIAGEMGVSEITVKIHRGQAMRKMGARSLPELVLDANSLGLHPAGGIIFRARLRARSHVLFATERPNHATLDATMTPLTG from the coding sequence ATGACTCATGATGCTGATTCCATTGCGAAGCGCTCCATCGCCTATGTCGTCGACGACGACGATTCTATGCGTGCCGCACTCGGTATGTTGTTTCGTTCGGTAGGTTTGCGGGTTGAACTATTCGCCTCCGCGCAGGAATTCCTCGCTTTCAGTCGCCCGGATGTGCCGAGTTGCCTGATTCTCGATGTCCGGCTTAAAGGCCAAAGCGGTCTCGTGTTACAGGAGCAAGTCATCGCCGGCGACATGGAGTTGCCGATTATTTTCATTACGGCACACGGCGATGTCGCTATGTCTGTAAAGGCGATGAAGAATGGAGCTTTCGACTTCTTGTCGAAGCCATTTCGCGATCAAGAGATGCTTGACGCGGTGCAAAATGCGCTATTGAGGGATGAGGTCCGCCGGAGGTCTCGCAGCCGGACCGCTGATATTCGTCGTCGCTATGAAACACTAACGCCTCGCGAGCGCGAGGTAATGACATACGTGGTCCGCGGATTACTGAACAAGCAGATTGCTGGCGAGATGGGCGTAAGTGAGATCACCGTGAAGATTCATCGAGGTCAAGCGATGCGAAAGATGGGCGCTCGTTCGCTTCCAGAACTCGTGCTAGACGCGAATTCGCTTGGACTGCACCCCGCGGGGGGAATAATCTTTCGAGCACGCCTTCGTGCCCGGTCTCACGTGTTATTCGCGACCGAGCGTCCCAATCATGCGACGCTGGACGCAACGATGACTCCGCTTACCGGTTGA
- a CDS encoding LysR family transcriptional regulator has protein sequence MDRTLHAMTVFSHVARAGSFTAAAETLGISAASASTLVRQLEGHLGVTLLQRSTRCVRPTLEGEQYQQLCDRILGEIEDMEQHLSGAGKVARGRLAVDVDQEVAHAILPVLPSFRATYPDVGLRVDVGGDAEGLIVNGVDCAVVVGKLTDSSLRSRRVGDFRAVTVASPSYLAASGIPRNPEDLHRLDVIHYNPRRFGPGREFRYSVGGAEARVKLAERISVNDARSAVRYAVEGVGIAQVCERMVAEHVAAGRLVSILGEFSPPPLPISVLYADRRQVPMSIRAFIDWIQSQLAQNEQPGILAEPTLAMSSGVNSYWNIDGFQSALPISPRGFERMGASAATA, from the coding sequence ATGGACCGCACCCTGCACGCAATGACGGTGTTCAGCCACGTCGCACGAGCTGGCAGCTTCACTGCTGCGGCAGAGACGCTGGGCATCAGCGCCGCTTCCGCGAGTACGCTCGTTCGTCAGTTGGAAGGACATCTAGGTGTGACGCTTCTTCAGCGTTCAACGCGTTGCGTTCGACCGACATTGGAAGGGGAGCAGTATCAGCAGCTCTGCGATCGAATTCTCGGCGAGATCGAAGATATGGAACAGCATCTGAGCGGCGCTGGGAAAGTCGCTAGGGGTCGCCTCGCGGTGGATGTCGACCAGGAAGTTGCGCATGCGATCCTACCGGTCCTACCGTCCTTCCGGGCGACCTATCCGGATGTCGGCTTGCGAGTCGATGTTGGGGGCGACGCAGAGGGCCTTATAGTCAATGGGGTCGATTGCGCCGTCGTGGTGGGGAAACTCACCGATTCGTCGCTGCGCAGCCGACGCGTCGGCGATTTCCGCGCGGTGACTGTGGCCAGTCCCTCTTACCTGGCTGCAAGCGGAATACCGCGCAACCCGGAGGATCTGCATCGGCTCGATGTCATTCACTACAACCCGCGTCGCTTCGGTCCCGGACGCGAATTCCGCTATTCGGTGGGCGGCGCGGAGGCTCGGGTCAAGCTCGCCGAGCGGATCTCTGTCAATGATGCGCGTTCGGCCGTTCGATACGCAGTGGAAGGCGTCGGAATCGCGCAGGTATGCGAGAGGATGGTGGCGGAACATGTCGCGGCGGGGCGACTCGTCAGTATTCTCGGCGAATTCAGTCCGCCGCCCTTGCCCATTTCGGTGCTGTATGCCGATCGGCGGCAAGTCCCAATGTCGATCCGCGCTTTCATTGACTGGATTCAGAGCCAGCTTGCTCAAAATGAGCAGCCCGGCATCCTGGCCGAGCCTACGCTAGCGATGTCGAGTGGAGTGAACTCATATTGGAACATAGATGGCTTTCAGTCGGCTTTGCCAATCTCACCGCGAGGTTTCGAGCGCATGGGTGCTTCGGCAGCGACTGCGTGA
- a CDS encoding DNA-binding protein: MSRPAAVTPDAIRATVLALLAEAGDPVPASDTRFRKIVSVRKLRARLGAGDPATLSRHLNAIEAEVVHAGLAGFAIPDVPPAIAAQMRALWEAAVATQLDGIVQLRRETEAVVESATEAQRNAGLKVELLRVELTDVRSQLSARDAELAVARAAFEAAEKRAAVVENTLGQLQTQLKNAETATAESARRHASELAAERARYEGLSKQLLRETAHQRETFQTERVRLEAELARAAERLAALESLRDRLLAELAEERNSRQHAAAEAAALGTVVEQQRQTLALVGTATAKKQAVGGRRPARSATRTTTAAASTSPRRAR; encoded by the coding sequence ATGTCGCGCCCCGCCGCCGTCACCCCCGATGCGATCCGCGCCACCGTCCTCGCCCTGCTCGCCGAGGCCGGCGACCCCGTTCCCGCGTCCGATACCCGGTTCCGGAAGATCGTTTCGGTGAGGAAGCTCCGGGCGCGCCTGGGCGCCGGTGACCCCGCCACGCTCTCGCGCCACCTGAACGCCATCGAGGCCGAAGTCGTCCACGCAGGTCTCGCCGGCTTTGCCATCCCGGACGTGCCGCCCGCGATCGCTGCGCAGATGCGCGCGCTGTGGGAAGCCGCAGTCGCGACGCAACTCGACGGCATTGTCCAGTTGCGCCGCGAGACCGAAGCTGTGGTGGAAAGCGCCACCGAGGCGCAGCGCAACGCCGGGCTGAAGGTCGAACTGCTGCGGGTCGAACTCACTGACGTGCGCAGCCAGCTCAGTGCGCGCGACGCGGAACTGGCCGTCGCCCGCGCCGCGTTCGAGGCGGCCGAGAAACGTGCCGCTGTTGTCGAGAACACCCTGGGACAGCTGCAGACGCAGCTGAAGAACGCTGAGACAGCGACGGCCGAGTCCGCCCGTCGGCATGCCAGCGAACTGGCTGCCGAACGCGCGCGCTACGAGGGCCTCTCGAAACAGCTGCTGCGGGAAACGGCGCACCAGCGCGAAACGTTCCAGACCGAACGCGTGCGCCTTGAAGCGGAGCTCGCGCGCGCGGCCGAGCGCCTCGCGGCCTTGGAATCGCTGCGGGACCGGCTGCTCGCCGAACTCGCGGAGGAGCGAAATTCGCGGCAGCACGCCGCGGCGGAGGCGGCCGCACTCGGCACCGTGGTGGAGCAGCAGCGGCAGACGCTGGCGCTCGTCGGCACAGCGACGGCTAAGAAGCAAGCGGTCGGCGGCCGGCGGCCGGCGCGCAGCGCGACCCGAACGACCACGGCGGCCGCCAGCACATCGCCGAGGAGAGCGCGATGA
- a CDS encoding response regulator transcription factor, with protein MVVGPAGGAGAPIVYVVDDDDAIRRSLSNLLLSVGLRVQSFGSTGEFRAAQLANAPSCLLLDVRLRGESGLAFQQQVSERPDIPIIFITGFADVDICKRAMKGGAVDFLVKPFADQDVIDAVNGALAADQKRREKVQAQAVLTRAYEQLTRREREVLAFVVSGALNKQIAGWLGVTVITVKLHRAAVMRKMDASSLADLVRKSEALGIEAPAVPQN; from the coding sequence ATGGTAGTCGGTCCGGCAGGGGGGGCAGGCGCCCCTATCGTCTATGTGGTTGACGACGACGACGCGATCCGGCGCTCGCTTTCGAACCTTTTGCTTTCTGTCGGGCTGCGCGTGCAGTCTTTCGGCAGCACTGGGGAATTTCGCGCGGCGCAATTGGCCAACGCTCCCAGTTGCCTTTTACTGGACGTCAGGCTGCGCGGTGAAAGTGGTCTGGCATTTCAGCAACAAGTTTCCGAGCGACCCGATATTCCCATCATTTTCATTACAGGCTTTGCAGACGTCGATATCTGCAAACGCGCAATGAAAGGCGGTGCGGTCGATTTTCTCGTGAAGCCTTTCGCCGACCAGGATGTTATCGATGCGGTAAATGGAGCACTCGCCGCGGACCAAAAGCGGCGTGAAAAGGTTCAGGCTCAAGCGGTCCTAACGCGCGCCTATGAACAGCTGACTCGCCGCGAACGCGAGGTGTTGGCCTTCGTCGTAAGCGGTGCATTGAACAAGCAAATTGCTGGGTGGCTCGGAGTCACCGTAATCACGGTGAAATTGCATCGCGCAGCGGTGATGAGGAAAATGGATGCCTCGTCGCTTGCGGACCTCGTGAGAAAGTCCGAGGCGCTCGGCATCGAAGCGCCTGCGGTGCCCCAAAATTGA
- a CDS encoding carboxymuconolactone decarboxylase family protein, with protein sequence MTRLTTLKPTDATGEIAAVFDQIKGALGKVPNAYATIGTHSPSGLAAMLNVDAVIAASSLEKADIEAVRLAVSALAGCDYCLAAHTMLGKLAGLSPDVMKNIRAGGVSGNSRRDALLTFVRTVVTTRDTVPPHVLEAILEAGYSERQIIEVILVITSIAFTNLVNRVNDTTLDFPKVD encoded by the coding sequence ATGACACGACTCACCACACTCAAGCCCACTGACGCCACTGGCGAAATCGCTGCAGTGTTCGACCAAATCAAGGGAGCACTCGGCAAGGTGCCGAACGCCTACGCGACGATCGGCACGCACAGCCCTAGCGGGCTCGCTGCAATGCTGAACGTGGACGCGGTCATCGCGGCAAGTTCACTCGAGAAGGCCGACATTGAAGCGGTACGGTTGGCTGTTAGCGCATTGGCCGGTTGTGACTATTGCCTGGCCGCACACACAATGCTCGGCAAACTGGCGGGACTGTCCCCTGATGTCATGAAGAATATCCGGGCGGGCGGCGTCTCGGGAAATAGCCGTCGTGATGCCTTACTCACTTTCGTGCGAACGGTCGTTACGACCCGTGATACGGTCCCCCCGCACGTGTTGGAGGCGATCCTCGAAGCCGGCTATAGCGAGCGCCAGATAATCGAGGTCATTTTGGTCATCACGTCGATTGCTTTTACCAATCTGGTGAATCGCGTCAACGATACGACACTTGATTTTCCCAAGGTCGATTAA
- a CDS encoding MFS transporter — MEMNATSSRGDIEFGLTTGEGQGNRIARKLALRVLPVFMFAYVAAYVDRINVSFAKLQMGHDLGFTDAVFGFGAGTFALGYVVFEVPSNMILQRVGAKRWLTRIILTWAIVSALTTFISTPKQFYVMRYLLGLAEAGLVPGIVYYISQSFPRYHRARTLSAFYAALPLAGLIGSPLSGFIMEYFDGLATLPGWKWMLLVEALPAFGAAILCWRYLEDDVTQSRHHTDVEKEYLASTLAEDRAIAASTNHSEMFTNWLFWTFGLIYFLDVFGIYGYTLWVPTMIHSLGVKGDFLVGLIAALPNAVAVVVMVMVGRNADRSRERRLHTAALLLVAAAGLGFALLWHDDLWLTVAALCVANAGLLSVPPVFWGMPSAVLGPGTAASGIAWISAIGNIGAFFGPYVVGLLRQSSGSFALPVSCMIACLLVGFCLTLMLPKHIVNR; from the coding sequence GTGGAAATGAACGCGACGAGCTCACGAGGTGACATTGAATTCGGATTAACGACCGGCGAAGGTCAAGGGAACCGCATAGCTAGGAAACTTGCGCTTCGCGTCCTCCCCGTCTTCATGTTCGCGTACGTGGCGGCATATGTGGATCGTATCAACGTGAGCTTTGCGAAGCTCCAGATGGGACACGACCTCGGCTTCACTGACGCTGTGTTCGGATTCGGCGCGGGTACTTTCGCATTGGGTTACGTCGTCTTCGAAGTTCCGAGCAACATGATCTTGCAGCGTGTGGGTGCCAAACGATGGCTCACGCGCATCATCTTGACGTGGGCCATTGTTTCGGCGTTAACGACATTCATCTCCACGCCTAAGCAGTTCTACGTGATGCGCTACCTCCTCGGGCTAGCAGAAGCCGGCCTCGTTCCCGGGATTGTCTATTATATTTCCCAGTCATTTCCTCGCTACCACCGCGCAAGAACGTTATCCGCTTTTTATGCAGCGCTGCCTCTGGCCGGCCTGATTGGGTCGCCATTGAGCGGATTCATCATGGAATACTTTGATGGATTGGCGACGCTGCCCGGCTGGAAATGGATGCTTCTGGTCGAAGCCTTGCCTGCGTTCGGGGCGGCCATTCTTTGCTGGAGATACCTGGAAGACGACGTCACCCAGAGTCGTCACCACACCGACGTGGAAAAGGAATATCTCGCAAGCACCCTTGCTGAAGATCGCGCGATCGCGGCCTCCACGAACCACAGCGAAATGTTTACGAACTGGCTCTTTTGGACCTTTGGGCTGATTTACTTTCTCGATGTCTTTGGCATCTATGGCTATACGCTTTGGGTGCCCACCATGATCCATTCGCTGGGTGTCAAAGGGGATTTTCTAGTCGGTCTGATTGCGGCTTTACCCAACGCTGTGGCCGTTGTCGTCATGGTGATGGTCGGACGCAACGCCGACCGGTCCCGGGAACGACGGCTGCATACCGCTGCGTTGCTGCTGGTCGCAGCCGCAGGTCTCGGATTCGCATTGCTTTGGCACGACGATCTTTGGCTTACGGTCGCGGCGCTTTGTGTGGCCAATGCTGGGTTGCTTTCCGTTCCACCAGTTTTTTGGGGAATGCCATCTGCCGTACTCGGTCCTGGTACCGCGGCGAGCGGGATTGCCTGGATTAGTGCGATCGGGAACATTGGCGCGTTCTTCGGGCCCTATGTCGTTGGCTTGCTAAGACAGTCCTCCGGCAGCTTTGCACTTCCGGTATCCTGCATGATCGCGTGCCTTCTCGTCGGATTCTGTCTCACCCTGATGCTACCGAAACATATCGTCAACCGGTAA
- a CDS encoding SDR family NAD(P)-dependent oxidoreductase → MFNRFDLTGKVAALTGSTGGMGFAIARGLAEHGARVIVSSNREEDVESAVAKLTASGLDVKGVRCDVLDLEEIKTFGDKARSAYGHVDILFCLTSPPPPSGPTTALDGSALGVFVDQTISGTLAVAQQFIPDMVRRKDGSIVFMSSIGSVRALPLLGGYGAAKAALNSLVRSLAVEVGPFNVRANAIAPSFVRTNFSRAVWNDPDRERAVIAKIPAGRMADPEDVVGAAVLLASPAGAFISGQTILIDGASSVV, encoded by the coding sequence ATGTTTAACAGATTTGACTTGACTGGAAAAGTTGCCGCGCTAACCGGTTCTACCGGTGGAATGGGATTCGCAATAGCTCGCGGGCTGGCCGAACATGGGGCCCGGGTAATTGTTTCAAGCAACCGCGAAGAGGACGTCGAATCAGCGGTTGCAAAACTCACGGCGTCCGGGCTCGACGTCAAGGGTGTGCGATGCGACGTACTCGATCTCGAAGAAATCAAAACGTTCGGCGACAAGGCAAGAAGTGCCTATGGTCACGTCGATATTCTCTTTTGCCTTACCTCACCGCCCCCTCCCTCTGGACCGACAACGGCGCTCGATGGTTCGGCGCTTGGAGTGTTTGTTGATCAAACTATCAGCGGCACTCTCGCCGTCGCTCAGCAGTTCATCCCCGATATGGTGAGACGCAAGGACGGGAGTATCGTCTTCATGTCGAGCATTGGGTCCGTCCGCGCACTTCCGCTCCTTGGAGGCTATGGTGCGGCGAAAGCCGCACTAAATAGTCTTGTCCGTAGCCTAGCGGTGGAAGTGGGCCCGTTCAACGTGAGAGCGAACGCCATCGCGCCATCTTTCGTGCGAACAAACTTCTCCCGTGCGGTATGGAACGATCCGGACCGGGAGCGTGCGGTCATCGCCAAGATTCCGGCGGGAAGAATGGCGGATCCCGAGGACGTGGTGGGCGCAGCTGTACTGCTAGCTTCACCTGCCGGAGCGTTTATCAGCGGGCAAACGATTTTGATCGACGGGGCAAGCTCTGTCGTATAG
- a CDS encoding alpha/beta hydrolase, protein MLSTNAWAGPVLEQGTGEFIDALTAKGGPPIYTLSPDDARKVLMEAQSAPVNKLPARVEDRTLAVGPTGEVKIRVVKPRNSTGTLPVIMYFHGGGWVLGDATTHDRLVRELANGSNAAVVFVEYDRAPEARYPTAIEQAYAATVYVSQHGKEFGVDATHMALAGDSVGGNMVAAVSILAKERHGPNLRFQVLFYPVTDANFADGSYNEFAQGPWLTKNAMKWFWDAYLPDVARRKEITASPLQATPEDLKGLPPALVITDENDVLRDEGEAYATKLMQAGVSVTAVRYLGSVHDFVMLNALANTPATRAAIDQANAMLRRELH, encoded by the coding sequence ATGTTATCCACCAACGCGTGGGCCGGTCCGGTTCTAGAACAGGGAACTGGGGAATTTATCGACGCTCTGACGGCGAAGGGGGGGCCGCCCATCTACACGCTGTCGCCCGACGACGCACGCAAGGTTCTGATGGAAGCACAAAGCGCTCCGGTTAACAAGCTACCCGCTCGTGTCGAGGACCGAACCCTCGCAGTCGGTCCGACCGGCGAAGTCAAAATCCGCGTCGTGAAGCCGCGCAATTCGACAGGTACTCTGCCCGTAATCATGTATTTCCACGGCGGCGGTTGGGTGCTGGGCGACGCGACGACGCACGATCGGCTCGTAAGGGAACTCGCTAACGGATCCAATGCCGCAGTCGTCTTCGTCGAATACGATCGCGCTCCGGAGGCCCGCTACCCCACCGCCATCGAACAGGCCTATGCCGCCACCGTGTATGTCTCACAACACGGAAAAGAGTTTGGCGTAGATGCCACGCACATGGCGCTTGCCGGCGACAGCGTGGGCGGCAACATGGTCGCCGCGGTGAGCATTCTCGCGAAGGAGCGTCATGGGCCCAACCTGCGTTTCCAGGTACTGTTCTATCCGGTCACCGACGCGAATTTTGCAGACGGCTCCTACAACGAATTCGCGCAAGGGCCGTGGCTGACAAAGAACGCCATGAAGTGGTTTTGGGATGCCTATCTGCCCGACGTCGCGCGGCGCAAAGAAATCACCGCGTCGCCGTTGCAGGCGACGCCAGAAGATCTCAAGGGGCTGCCGCCGGCTCTCGTGATTACGGATGAAAACGATGTCCTGCGTGATGAAGGCGAAGCCTATGCAACCAAGCTGATGCAGGCCGGCGTTAGCGTCACGGCGGTTCGCTACCTGGGAAGTGTTCACGATTTCGTGATGCTTAACGCGTTGGCGAATACGCCCGCCACCCGCGCGGCGATTGACCAGGCGAATGCAATGCTACGGCGGGAGCTTCATTAA